In Candidatus Woesebacteria bacterium, one DNA window encodes the following:
- a CDS encoding polysaccharide biosynthesis related protein, with the protein MRRYFDKAFGLARSSTARDTYILFFSNVATAFLGFVFTWFVARALSVSDFGVFSAVNNLALMIVPILDLGVSSALINFIASIKQGEDKKAKEYIKAGLVIRVLFFLFISFILFAFGRVISNRLLASDDISLVYWAIVILIGLSLSSFVSSVLQAYKRFSSSMLVEVSYSFGRVVFVLLFALAGLTLSKSLFAFALTGLVTVVVTYFVLGFDFLRAKPKKDIYLDLVKFSGWLGVNRILSSISGRADIQMLAALAGATVTGYYSVASRLAFFIAVLTSSFAAVISPRLASMGDKEKEKRFILKSVLALLGISLGIIFWVIIAKPFVLFLFGTKYLESFKVFQALALSMIPFLFTAPSVSAIIYAMKKPKIIGVFSVFQTAAILVLNYLLIPKFGAFGPTITFGITNTILLVYTWGIVIKYYTINSKS; encoded by the coding sequence GTGAGAAGATATTTTGACAAAGCTTTTGGCCTGGCTCGCTCATCTACTGCGCGGGATACTTACATTCTTTTTTTCAGCAATGTGGCCACGGCTTTTTTGGGATTTGTCTTCACTTGGTTTGTGGCAAGAGCTCTTTCAGTTTCTGACTTCGGAGTATTTTCGGCTGTCAACAATCTTGCCTTGATGATAGTTCCTATTCTTGATCTTGGTGTAAGTTCGGCGCTTATTAACTTTATAGCGAGTATCAAGCAGGGTGAAGATAAAAAAGCAAAGGAATACATAAAAGCGGGTTTGGTGATTAGAGTTTTATTTTTTCTTTTTATTTCGTTTATCCTCTTTGCTTTTGGTCGCGTTATTTCAAATAGACTTTTGGCAAGTGATGATATCTCTTTGGTTTACTGGGCGATAGTTATTCTTATTGGTCTTTCTTTATCAAGTTTTGTTTCTTCTGTTCTTCAGGCTTACAAGAGATTTTCTTCCTCAATGCTCGTTGAGGTTTCTTACTCTTTTGGCCGTGTGGTTTTTGTTTTGCTTTTTGCTCTTGCTGGGCTTACTCTATCAAAATCCCTTTTTGCTTTTGCTTTGACCGGCCTTGTTACAGTAGTTGTTACCTATTTTGTTTTGGGTTTTGATTTTTTAAGGGCAAAACCGAAAAAAGACATTTATCTTGATTTAGTTAAATTTTCCGGCTGGCTTGGAGTAAACAGAATTTTATCTTCTATTTCAGGAAGGGCGGATATCCAGATGCTTGCGGCTTTAGCTGGCGCAACTGTAACTGGTTATTATTCAGTTGCCAGTCGTCTTGCTTTTTTTATTGCTGTTTTAACATCAAGTTTTGCAGCTGTTATTTCTCCACGCCTTGCTTCGATGGGAGATAAGGAGAAGGAAAAGAGGTTTATCCTAAAATCTGTTTTGGCATTACTTGGTATCAGTTTGGGGATAATTTTCTGGGTGATAATTGCCAAGCCTTTTGTTCTTTTTCTTTTTGGCACTAAATATCTTGAATCGTTTAAAGTCTTTCAGGCTTTGGCTCTTTCTATGATTCCCTTTTTATTTACTGCTCCTTCGGTCTCGGCCATCATTTATGCAATGAAAAAACCTAAGATTATTGGTGTTTTTTCAGTTTTTCAGACGGCGGCAATTTTGGTTTTAAATTATCTTTTAATTCCAAAATTTGGTGCCTTTGGTCCAACGATTACATTTGGAATCACAAACACAATTCTTTTGGTTTATACATGGGGAATAGTAATTAAGTATTACACAATAAATTCTAAATCCTAA
- a CDS encoding 23S rRNA-intervening sequence protein has translation MNKNINRIRDFTDLDVWKEGHRLVLMLYKITDKFPRSERYSLIDQIRRSSISVTSNIAEGFGRQTYKEKIQFYYLAQGSLVELKNQLIISKDVGYIDENVYLTLKNQADVCHKLLQGIIKKSKVFLNHKS, from the coding sequence ATGAATAAAAACATAAATAGAATCAGGGATTTCACTGATCTTGATGTGTGGAAAGAAGGGCATAGGCTAGTTCTCATGCTTTATAAGATTACAGATAAATTTCCAAGATCTGAAAGATATTCTTTGATTGATCAAATAAGAAGATCTTCCATCTCGGTTACTAGTAATATTGCTGAGGGTTTTGGGAGGCAGACTTACAAGGAGAAAATTCAGTTTTATTATTTAGCTCAGGGTTCTTTAGTGGAATTAAAAAATCAGCTGATTATATCTAAAGATGTGGGTTACATTGATGAGAATGTATATCTTACTCTTAAGAATCAAGCGGATGTGTGTCACAAATTGTTGCAGGGGATTATAAAGAAGTCTAAGGTTTTCTTAAATCATAAATCTTAA
- a CDS encoding 4-amino-4-deoxy-L-arabinose transferase-like protein glycosyltransferase of PMT family, translated as MDFYLTFSDSAKYADVARNFVLGRGWGTSFSFWGERIFEVLEKPLFQNTGILPFHSLSIAFFFKILGISDFAVIANSFFYFLLTLVFVYLLAKKIFNSKLIGFLSTLAVGANYNLIDYATSGASESTFIFQIVASLYFVSLKKKWANFLMFFFLILMYFTRTQAFIYIAGIILYWLLINFKPKKALSWFLSLVLFGLLVDYFLIPKFQGRFFLYSVTSIGNFVSLQHSPNMAVSDALRGLPRQSFNFLSLFKKVFYNLYNFYKLMPQILNPYLFTLFVIGLFSLFDRTKEGQTTLQTGFKVASFFMVVLTLLVTAAGIPFFRYIHPVVPLVYIVGVGTLVGIINKFQITNYKQIPSSKLQIPNSKSQTNSKQVTKRSFLFIGSCILVLFLAVGQTLGILLLDSRFEARTHNVGKPPVYVELSKILKENTEPNQVIVTNLDTWGTWYGERKTVWFPLEPKQLIDEKTQTIPFDAIYLTSYKIDDPNYYMGEDWRMIFENPQDKTKWKCDGCDKIAEEYELKGVYQIEPSKNYERMDAKAILLVKIPNYKSQITNKSQAPNSKLQTITNLNKQITNSKK; from the coding sequence ATGGACTTTTATCTCACTTTTTCTGATTCTGCAAAATATGCTGATGTTGCTAGGAATTTTGTTTTGGGTAGGGGGTGGGGGACAAGTTTTTCTTTTTGGGGAGAAAGGATTTTTGAAGTTTTGGAAAAACCTCTTTTCCAAAACACTGGCATTTTGCCTTTTCATTCTTTATCAATTGCTTTCTTTTTCAAAATCCTTGGAATTTCTGATTTTGCAGTTATCGCCAATTCCTTTTTTTATTTTCTTTTAACTTTAGTCTTTGTTTATCTTCTTGCAAAAAAGATCTTCAATTCAAAACTAATAGGCTTCCTTTCTACTTTGGCAGTTGGCGCAAATTATAATCTAATTGACTATGCAACAAGTGGGGCTTCAGAATCTACTTTTATTTTTCAGATAGTTGCCTCATTATATTTTGTTTCTTTGAAGAAAAAATGGGCTAATTTCTTGATGTTTTTCTTTTTGATTTTAATGTATTTTACCCGCACTCAAGCCTTTATTTATATCGCAGGAATTATTCTTTATTGGTTACTTATTAATTTTAAACCAAAAAAGGCTTTGTCTTGGTTCTTAAGTCTAGTTTTATTTGGCCTTTTGGTTGATTATTTTCTAATTCCAAAGTTTCAAGGAAGGTTCTTCCTTTATTCTGTAACTTCAATCGGCAATTTTGTTTCTCTTCAGCACAGCCCTAATATGGCAGTTTCTGACGCTTTGCGCGGTTTGCCGCGACAATCTTTTAATTTTCTTTCTCTTTTCAAGAAAGTTTTCTACAACCTTTACAACTTTTACAAGTTGATGCCACAAATTTTGAATCCTTATCTTTTTACTCTTTTTGTAATCGGATTATTTTCTCTTTTTGATAGGACAAAAGAAGGGCAAACTACTCTTCAGACTGGCTTTAAAGTAGCGTCTTTTTTTATGGTAGTTTTAACTCTTTTGGTAACAGCAGCTGGAATTCCTTTTTTTAGATACATACATCCCGTTGTGCCTTTGGTTTATATAGTTGGAGTAGGAACACTGGTTGGAATAATTAACAAATTCCAAATTACAAATTACAAACAAATTCCAAGCTCCAAATTACAAATTCCAAATTCCAAATCACAAACAAATTCCAAGCAAGTTACAAAGCGAAGCTTTTTGTTTATTGGATCTTGTATATTGGTGCTTTTCTTAGCTGTTGGTCAAACTCTTGGAATTTTACTTCTTGACTCACGCTTTGAGGCAAGGACACATAATGTTGGCAAGCCACCTGTTTATGTAGAACTCTCAAAAATTTTAAAGGAGAATACAGAGCCAAACCAGGTGATTGTTACAAATCTTGATACTTGGGGCACTTGGTATGGAGAACGCAAAACCGTTTGGTTTCCTCTTGAGCCAAAACAACTTATTGACGAAAAAACTCAAACAATACCTTTTGACGCGATTTATCTGACAAGCTATAAAATTGACGACCCGAATTATTATATGGGTGAGGATTGGAGAATGATTTTTGAAAACCCGCAAGATAAGACTAAATGGAAATGCGATGGATGCGACAAAATTGCAGAAGAATATGAATTAAAGGGTGTGTATCAGATTGAGCCCTCCAAGAATTATGAAAGAATGGATGCAAAAGCAATACTTCTGGTTAAAATTCCAAATTACAAATCACAAATTACAAACAAATCCCAAGCTCCAAATTCTAAATTACAAACAATAACAAATCTCAATAAACAAATCACAAATTCCAAGAAGTAA
- a CDS encoding methyltransferase, with product MKNLIRKLINKAERNSYFSVLKTIYHKTPAYNRLLKKQKELKSKEKSIIKKYLKNNFKIRYDPFSGIKYIKNSFGSVLLPKIIGSYEEPIQEWINQAIKRKYYKVIDLGSAEGYYAIGMAKNLPQSTVLASDIDPKARHLCRILARKNNCNNIKIVGKLDHQRLNKEIIRNKTIIICDIEGNELELLEPNKVKKLNFCDIICELHDDLVSNNITEEMIKRFHKTHSIEIVVDRPREKNRYKILNSLQTDIVSFILDERRYGISRWARLIKNNNKKTSKTSHI from the coding sequence ATGAAAAATCTCATAAGAAAATTAATTAATAAAGCCGAAAGAAATAGTTATTTTTCTGTGTTAAAGACTATTTACCACAAGACTCCTGCCTATAATAGGCTGTTAAAAAAACAAAAAGAATTAAAATCAAAAGAAAAATCTATCATTAAAAAATATCTCAAGAATAATTTCAAGATAAGGTACGATCCATTTTCAGGAATAAAGTACATCAAAAATTCATTTGGTAGTGTCCTGTTACCCAAAATAATTGGGTCTTATGAAGAACCTATACAGGAATGGATTAATCAGGCTATTAAAAGAAAATATTATAAGGTAATCGATTTGGGTTCTGCAGAGGGATATTACGCTATAGGCATGGCAAAAAATTTACCACAATCAACTGTCTTAGCAAGTGACATAGATCCAAAAGCAAGGCACCTTTGCCGAATTTTAGCAAGAAAAAATAACTGTAATAATATAAAAATCGTAGGGAAGCTAGATCACCAAAGATTAAACAAGGAAATTATTAGAAATAAGACAATAATAATATGCGACATTGAAGGGAATGAGTTAGAACTGTTAGAACCAAACAAGGTTAAAAAATTAAATTTTTGTGATATTATTTGCGAACTACATGACGATCTAGTATCAAATAACATAACAGAAGAAATGATAAAAAGATTTCATAAAACACACTCTATAGAAATAGTTGTAGATAGACCAAGAGAAAAAAATAGATATAAAATACTAAACTCACTACAAACAGATATTGTATCTTTCATACTAGACGAAAGAAGATATGGTATATCAAGATGGGCAAGATTAATAAAAAACAATAATAAAAAGACAAGCAAGACTTCTCATATATGA
- a CDS encoding Methyltransferase yields the protein MGCGDGTRLSKLVKKGQKGYGIDISSKAISIARKKYPNLNFLVGDLENLPYKNDSFDLVYSAFVFEHLDDPARVIEEAIRVLRPGGLFLIVSPNFGAPNRASPPYRGNRFIKLMAGLVNDFMFSKSLSWNKVEPLNTGQKYQIDDDTTIEPYLGSLLKFLKHKGLTIRYYSSCWEEELPNRSFYQRIFGFLGRTGIYPFKYWGSHLLVISEKE from the coding sequence ATGGGTTGTGGAGATGGTACGAGACTTTCTAAATTAGTCAAGAAAGGTCAGAAAGGATACGGTATAGACATTAGTAGTAAAGCCATCTCTATTGCTAGAAAGAAATATCCAAATTTGAATTTTTTGGTTGGTGATCTTGAAAATCTTCCTTATAAAAATGATAGTTTTGATCTGGTTTATTCTGCTTTTGTCTTTGAACATCTGGATGATCCTGCCAGGGTAATAGAAGAGGCTATTAGAGTTTTAAGGCCGGGTGGTTTGTTTTTAATAGTTTCTCCAAACTTTGGAGCTCCTAATAGAGCTTCTCCTCCTTACAGAGGAAACAGATTTATAAAATTAATGGCTGGTTTGGTTAATGATTTTATGTTTTCTAAAAGTCTTTCTTGGAATAAGGTTGAGCCTTTAAACACAGGCCAGAAATATCAAATAGATGATGATACTACTATCGAGCCGTATTTAGGTAGTTTACTAAAGTTTTTGAAACACAAAGGTTTAACCATAAGATACTACTCTTCTTGTTGGGAGGAAGAATTACCGAATCGATCTTTCTATCAGAGAATTTTTGGTTTTTTAGGAAGAACGGGTATTTATCCTTTTAAATATTGGGGATCACATCTTTTGGTAATTTCTGAAAAAGAATAA
- a CDS encoding Glycosyl transferase family 2: MIHKSVFVHTLVKNEERWLWFAVNSVAPYVDRILLWDTGSTDRSIEIEKELVKKYRDKISFRQVGEVDSQKFTEVRQEMLDASNCDWVMILDGDEVWWEDGIKRAIDVINKRGDDLESLVHRYYNLVGDIYHYQEEEAGRYSIDGVTGHLTIRFFNRKIPGLHFSNPHGRQGIYDGDGVLIQKRDNKKRLHLDDYYLHFTHLVRSSTVFKDKEVIKRNIKYKYELGIPFPRGFKYPEVFYQKRPDFVFDPWQKRSGYYVLRAFFETFPKKLKRRFWKKGGVGY, from the coding sequence ATGATTCATAAATCTGTTTTTGTTCATACTCTTGTCAAAAATGAAGAGCGGTGGCTTTGGTTTGCTGTTAATTCAGTTGCGCCTTATGTTGACAGGATTCTTCTTTGGGATACGGGAAGTACAGACAGAAGCATAGAAATTGAAAAGGAGTTAGTAAAAAAGTATCGGGATAAAATCAGCTTTCGCCAAGTAGGTGAGGTAGACTCTCAAAAATTTACAGAAGTAAGGCAGGAGATGCTAGATGCCTCAAATTGTGATTGGGTGATGATTTTAGATGGCGATGAAGTTTGGTGGGAGGATGGTATAAAAAGAGCGATTGATGTTATTAATAAAAGGGGTGATGATTTAGAGTCATTGGTTCATAGGTATTACAACTTAGTTGGAGATATTTATCATTATCAGGAAGAAGAAGCTGGAAGGTATAGTATTGATGGCGTGACAGGGCATTTGACCATAAGATTTTTCAATAGAAAAATTCCAGGACTTCATTTTTCAAATCCTCATGGAAGACAGGGTATTTATGATGGGGATGGGGTTTTGATCCAGAAAAGAGATAATAAGAAAAGGCTTCATCTTGATGATTATTATCTTCACTTCACTCATCTTGTGAGATCCTCAACCGTTTTTAAGGATAAAGAGGTTATTAAAAGAAATATTAAGTATAAGTATGAACTTGGAATTCCTTTTCCTCGTGGTTTTAAATATCCTGAAGTTTTTTATCAAAAAAGGCCGGATTTTGTTTTTGACCCATGGCAGAAAAGAAGTGGGTATTATGTTCTTAGAGCATTTTTTGAAACTTTTCCAAAAAAGCTGAAAAGGAGATTTTGGAAAAAAGGAGGTGTTGGGTATTGA